The genomic segment gggacccttccggtggtcccggtacaataccggtgcccccgaaacttgtcccgatggccgaaacagcatttcctatatataattctttacctccggaccattccggaactcctcgtgatgtccgggatctcatccgggactccgaacaacattcgggttactgcatatacatatccctacaaccctagcgtcaccgaaccttaagtgtgtagaccctacgggttcgggagacatgtagacatgaccgagatcgctctccggtcaataaccaacagcgggatctggatacccatgttggctcccacatgctccacgatgatctcatcggatgaaccacgatgtcgaggattcaagcaaccccgtatacaattcccttcgtcaatcggtatgttacttgctcgagattcgatcgtcggtatcccaatacctcgttcaatctcgttaccggcaagtcactttactcgtaccgtaatgcatgatcccgtgaccagacacttggtcactttgagctcattatgatgatgcattaccgagtgggcccagtgatacctctccgtcatacggagtgacaaatcccagtcttgatccgtgtcaacccaacagacactttcggagatacccgtagtatacctttatagtcacccagttacgttgtgacgtttggtatacccaaagcactcctacggtatccgggagttacacgatctcatggtctaaggaaaggatacttgacattggaaaactctagcaaacgaactatacgatcttgtgctatgtttaggattgggtcttgtccatcacatcattctcctaatgatgtgatctcgttatcaatgacatccaatgtccatagtcaggaaaccatgactatccgttgatcaacgagctagtcaactagaggcttactagggacatgttggtgtctattattcacacatgtattacgatttccggataatacaattatagcatgaataaagacaattatcatgaacaaggaaatataataataatgattttattattgcctctagggcatatttccaacatctaTGAACCGATATAAGTCCGCATTGGATGACACAACACGTATGAACCACACGACCCGAATGAATACGGACGGTTTGAGGGTCACCGTTGAAGATGCCCTGACTACTGTCTATATTTTTCTATATACTTGTACTGTCATGGCGGCTTGTTTATTGGGAGAAAATCAGGGCCCCAATCAACACAAGCTCATCGCATGCGCATTGTGCTTCACAAACATTGTGATATTATCGAAACATGATATGACCAAAGCTGGCTGTGGACTACTAATCGACTGGTGATGATACTTGACCAGACTCAACCCATGACACGTCTCTCATGACCGTGTGCATGACAGGAGACGAGGGCGATTCTTCTATTCTAATGGAGATGACACGCCTATTACGTAAGAGATCCGGATAAATTAATGCAATTATAAAAATGGATCTAGTGGTACTTATGGCCAACATCTTCTGTAAGAGAACCAGATTCAGATTTCCCATTGAAGCTGAATCTGTAATCAGAAACAAACAACTATTGTGCAGCTTTACGAGTGAAGCGAGCTTTGTTAGTCAAGCTGGATCTGGAATCTGAAACAAATAACAATTTCGAATGAGCTTTGCTAGTGAAGCTGAATCTGGATTCATGCCATTTTTAGTGCAATTTGCCGAAGCACCTAAAAATGTACCTCGGTGGCGAAGCTGATTCTGCGAATCAGCTTTACCACTAAAGCGAATCTATAGGTGATTCAACTCCAATTAAAGCTGAAACAAGCAAGGTCTTATATAACCGTGAGTCCACTTTGCTATCGAAGTGAATCTCCAGAAGATTCAAATCAGACCTAAGCTAAAACAAACATGGCCAAAACATGTTTGGTTTGAGCCAAAGTTCACCTAGTAACTAGTATTTGGCTAGCCAAAACTTAGACTAAGGTTTCGTTTGCCAATGAATCAGCCAATGTTGGCAGAAAAAAAGACTAGATAGGGAAAATAGGCATCAGCGTGTCAATTTTTTGGCAACCATCCGAACAAGAACCATTCTTTTTTTGCTATGACAATTTTGTTGGTAGGGTTGATTTTGAACACAAACAAAATATAGCCACATAAATGGCCTTGCCCATGCTTATGTTGTGTCCACTAGCTACTCGTATGTTTATTTTCAATGGAATTGCATACAATTCCTGAAGGAAAATTTTGGATCGAGCCGAATGGAAATATTTTCTTTGTATTTATGACCACTACACAAACATCTAATCCTTGAAAATAAATTCTTTTATTGTTCATACAGTGTGGAACCAAATAAATTAGAAACAGATTCTTCGTCATCACAAAGCATCCATATAAAATACAATAGGAACCAAATCCTTGAAATATAACTTCTTGTATTATTTTCATTACACTAGGACGTATTCATATATAAAATAATGCACCTGGCtagctagtcctatatatagagagCACTTATAATAATCTAGTTACAGATTCTTCGTCCTCACAAAATATTAAAATAGACTAGAACTTGCTGGCAGCCTcttatatacatccgcatgtagGTTATATTGAAATATTCAAAAAAACTTATAtctaaaaacggagggagtaaaatGCACTTGGCTAGCTAGACCTAGAGAGCACTTAAAAAAATCTAGCTACAGATTCTTCGTCACCACAAAATATTCAAATAGACTAGAACTAGAACTTGCCAGCAGCCTCTTTAAGCCCGGACTAAACTATCCTTTGTCAAGATCTAAGCAACACAACACAACTATGCACACGTCAACATAGccagataagattttctttgataCTACATGTCTAGCTGGACGCCTGGAATCACAGTATGGGAAATATATTGCTATTTTACGCAGGTTGATGCATGTGCAACGACGTCACTCTAGGTTCAGCTGACGTGGGCACGAAGAAGCGGCCAATCCCAACTGTAAATTTACACGGTAGATTTTGGACATAGTAACTCCCGATAGCGATGAAGGTGATGCCGATCGATGAACGGTGGTTTGAGAAACCACGTCTCGTCAAGTCTGAGAAACTCCCGTGGCCTGTGGCTAATGACGCGCCTAGTTCCCGTCGACGGCGTCCACGTACGCACGTGTAACCTCCCATGACTTATCTTGTTGCTTGCAAGGTAGTAGCACACCATGCATGCAATGCACCGGCTTTGTGCTATGCTAGGGTTAAATTTACGTTGGCGCGCGGCGATGGAGTCGTCGAAACCAAAGAGGGAAGCACGTACGTTCCCGTGGACGCACTTGCTCACTTCTGCTATAAAACCAGACGGTATCTACACCAGTGAGATCAGTGCAAGCCTTCAAGCTCGCTAGCTAGCAAGCTAGGTCAGTAGATCACTCCACCGGCCAAACCGTGGCCAATCTCTCCAAGGTAGCCATGGAGGACGCcacgtacaacgccatcctcctGGCCCTCCTGGCCGTGTCCATGATCTACTTCTTCAGGCCGTCCTCGGCGCGCCGGCCGCCGGGCCCGCGCACGTTGCCGATCATCGGGAGCGTGCACCACTTCGTGAACACGCTGGTGCACCGGAGGCTCCGGGACCTGGCCGGCGTGCACGGGCCCATCATGATGCTCAAGATCGGGCCGATGCCGCTGGTGGTGGTGACGTCGCGGGAGCTGGCGCGCGAGGTGCTCAAGGTGCAGGACCCCAACTTCGCCAACCGGCCCCGGCTGCTCGTGGGCCGCATCTGCGGCTACGGCTGGACCGACATCATCTTCGCCCCCACCAGCGACTACTGGCGCAAGATCCGCAAGCTCTGCATCCACGAGATCCTCAGCCCCAAGCGCGTGCTCCAGTTCCAGTTCATACGCGAGGAGGAGGTGCAGAGGCAGGTGGACCTcatccgcgccgccgccgcggccggcGAGCCGGTCGACGTCACCAGGATGGTGTACGACATCAGCAGCCGGACCATCTCTAGGTCCGCGTTCGGGGAGGTGCGGCCGGACATGCCGGTGTTCCAGCATGCCATCAAGCGCGTTGTCGGGCTGTCCAGCGGGTTCAACGTGCCTGACCTCTTCCCGCGGCTCAAGGAGGTGCTCGGCGAGGCCACCGGGATGAAGAGGAAGCTGCGGGAGATCCACCGAACGTTCGACGACATACTCGTGGACATCATCGAGGGGAGGCGGAGGGTGCGCGCTGACAGGATTGCTGCCGGTAAGGATGTCGTCGATGAGAATGTCGTCGACGTCATGCTCTCCTTGCAGAAGGGCGACAACCCCTGGGGGTTCCCAGTCACGGACAACACCATCAAAGCAGTCGTACTGGTAAGTCGTTTGCACACGTGTTACTTTGATGATGTCGCAGATTAaagtgcatgcatgcatgcttaCCGGCAGATTAAATTAAAGAATGTGGCTAGGTCTCAATCGACAGAGATTTAACCAAGTCTCAAGTAACATATCAtctaaaaaaatctgaaaaaaaattATGCATGAATCTCAATGTATGATCTTATGAATATAGCATCGACTGAGAATAACCAAGTCTAAGTCGATTGAGACTTAGCATGATTATAAATTAAAGTGGCTTCATATAATGGCAGGACATGTTTGCCGGCGGCACGGGGACCTCCGGCTCATCGACGGAGTGGGCGATGTCCGAGATCATGCGCACCCCGCGCGTGATGAAGAAGCTGCAGGACGAGGTCCGGCGAGCCTTCCACGGCAAGGACAGCATCAGCGAAACGGACCTCCGCAGCAACAGCGTCAGGTACCTCAAGCTCACCATGAAGGAGGCGATCCGGCTACACCCGGCGGCGCCGCTACTGGTGCCTAGGGAGAGCATCGAGACGACGGAGATTGGCGGGTACGTGGTGCCGGCCAAGTCAAGGATGGTGGTGAACGCGTGGGCCATCTCCAGGGACCCGCGCTACTGGAAGGACCCCGAGGAGTTCGTGCCGGAGCGGTTCGAGCAGGACGGCGCCGTCGATTTCCATGGCCTCCACTTCGAGTTCACGCCGTTCGGGGCCGGGAGGAGGATGTGCCCAGGGTACAACTACGGGCTCGCCGGCATGGAGCTCACGCTGCTGCAGCTCATGTACCACTTCGACTGGAGGCTGCCCGCCGGCGTGGACGAGGTGGACATGGCGGAGTCCATGGGGCTCGGCGTGCGCAGGAAGAACCCTCTTATGCTCTGCGCCACTCCCTACGTTGTCCCTCCTCCTGCTGCTCCCTTAGCTTCGACATGATATACGCTAGCTTGTTGCATTGGACGCACAGTGACTAACGTCTAGTACTGTGACACGCATGCCTGCGGTAAGTACCGGGGATTCAGGGCTGGCTGGACCAGGGTGCTCTATGCCACTCCTTACATTGTCCCTCCTCCTGCTGCTCCCTTAGCTTCGACATGATGCGCCCTTGTTGCATTGGAAGAGTAGTGACTCACGTCTGGTACTGCCATACGCATGGCCTTTGGTAAGTACCAGGGGTTGAGGGCTCGACCAGGGTAAATGTGTGTCTATATATCGCTCTCTTTTTACTGTCATACATAAGTATTTTCTTTGACAAGAGACAAACATATATGTCATCTTTTTTTGCATGGATATGCCATCTATTTGGGAAGCATTAGCTTTTTGACTTAATTTATATGTTATACATTTGGGGACTGAGGGAGTATTGATCAATCTGGGCCAACAGCCATAGAATGTGCTCATTGGAGGGCCTATATTTAGCCATCCATACCGAAATATGCCTCAAATTTATTTATAGAAAGAAAAATCCCAATCTCGTAAAGTCCTCCTCCCTCTGTTATATCTCCTCCCGTGACTCTGCGTGGCGGTCCTGACGCCCATGCACCCCTCCAATCTCCGGCGAggattttttttttcaatttcCATCTTCTTTGTTGTCCCTGACCACTGCCCCACTCCTCTTATGCGATCTTTGACAGAGAATTGATGGAGTGAATAATTTTTTCAATCTTTCACAGTACGATGTCACTTGAAACGACATGGCGCTCGCGATCTAATGGATGCAATCACcacgaaaacaacacacacacacaccttgaATAAGAAGTACGTGGACGATCCTCCAAGAATTATCAACAAATTAGAGACACCATCTCCAATCTCTCGCGAAAAATCCAAAGCAGTTCTTAAAACTTCTCCAAAAAACACACGAAATATCATTGCCAATACCTGTTCAATTTTAAGATTGGCTTTAACTCAAATCTTTCCTACCGTGCACGGGGTTTGAAAGGTGGGCTTTACTTCCTTCTTCGATATAATTTGAAACTTCATCGTGCCAATCTCCAATACCTATACCTCTGGAGCTAAACGTTTCATGGTCATACATTGTTGCATACAACTGATGGTAACAATTTGATTTCTTTTGTCAGGGCACTTAATTGGTACGACATACTTCTCCGGCAATGTACTTTTGTCAAGGCGCTTAGCTGGTATGACATACTTCTCAGGCAATGACCTTTTGTCAGGACGCTTAGTCGGTACGACATACTTCTCC from the Triticum urartu cultivar G1812 unplaced genomic scaffold, Tu2.1 TuUngrouped_contig_8897, whole genome shotgun sequence genome contains:
- the LOC125532044 gene encoding premnaspirodiene oxygenase-like, with product MEDATYNAILLALLAVSMIYFFRPSSARRPPGPRTLPIIGSVHHFVNTLVHRRLRDLAGVHGPIMMLKIGPMPLVVVTSRELAREVLKVQDPNFANRPRLLVGRICGYGWTDIIFAPTSDYWRKIRKLCIHEILSPKRVLQFQFIREEEVQRQVDLIRAAAAAGEPVDVTRMVYDISSRTISRSAFGEVRPDMPVFQHAIKRVVGLSSGFNVPDLFPRLKEVLGEATGMKRKLREIHRTFDDILVDIIEGRRRVRADRIAAGKDVVDENVVDVMLSLQKGDNPWGFPVTDNTIKAVVLDMFAGGTGTSGSSTEWAMSEIMRTPRVMKKLQDEVRRAFHGKDSISETDLRSNSVRYLKLTMKEAIRLHPAAPLLVPRESIETTEIGGYVVPAKSRMVVNAWAISRDPRYWKDPEEFVPERFEQDGAVDFHGLHFEFTPFGAGRRMCPGYNYGLAGMELTLLQLMYHFDWRLPAGVDEVDMAESMGLGVRRKNPLMLCATPYVVPPPAAPLAST